Proteins encoded by one window of Fischerella sp. PCC 9605:
- a CDS encoding recombinase family protein → MSTSELVTLQHLNRKAIIYIRQSTPHQLISNQESLRLQYALRQRAIELGWSDNNIEVIDTDLGITAASAEQRPGFKELLAQVTLGLVGIILSYDVTRLSRNCSDWYPLLDLCGYRGCLIADRDGVYDPSSANGRLLLGLKGQISEVELHTIRSRLSAGILSKARRGELALTLPVGLVRDELGVVQKDPNREVINRINLVFEIFGQRKSASKVLQTFNSEGLLLPRRNRFGDIFWRKPSVASIISILKNPAYAGAFVYGRTRTLKRGLVSNQPQQKQLPMAEWKIRVNDVYPAYISWQTYERNQAQLMDNYAEYDRNKTRGIPRPGAALLHGIVYCGECGHKMVVQYKGATRYICNSLRQQYRVPVCQYIPADAIDEYVVNAFLEALSVVELDAYHKAVKTQQQSQETVERGALSTNTTFTVSSSTSRKTV, encoded by the coding sequence ATGAGTACCTCAGAGCTAGTAACACTCCAACACCTGAACCGCAAAGCGATAATCTACATTCGTCAGTCTACCCCACATCAATTAATCAGCAATCAGGAGAGTTTGCGTCTGCAATACGCTCTGCGTCAGCGAGCTATAGAACTGGGCTGGTCGGATAATAACATTGAGGTAATTGACACTGATCTAGGTATTACCGCCGCCAGCGCAGAACAGCGACCAGGCTTTAAAGAACTGTTAGCCCAGGTAACTTTAGGATTAGTAGGGATTATCCTCTCTTATGATGTTACTCGCCTGTCACGTAATTGCTCAGATTGGTATCCCTTGCTGGACTTGTGTGGTTACAGAGGTTGTTTGATTGCTGACAGAGATGGGGTTTATGATCCAAGTAGTGCCAATGGTCGATTATTGTTGGGACTCAAAGGACAAATTTCCGAAGTAGAGTTGCATACGATTCGTTCCCGCTTAAGTGCTGGGATTCTTAGCAAAGCCAGGCGTGGTGAACTGGCACTCACCTTACCTGTGGGTTTGGTTCGTGATGAACTGGGAGTGGTGCAGAAAGACCCAAATCGTGAGGTGATTAACCGAATTAACTTAGTGTTTGAGATTTTTGGGCAACGTAAGTCAGCTTCCAAAGTGTTGCAGACGTTCAACAGTGAAGGGCTGTTGCTTCCACGGAGAAATCGCTTTGGTGATATTTTCTGGCGCAAGCCTAGCGTGGCAAGTATCATCTCAATTCTGAAAAATCCTGCCTACGCTGGTGCATTTGTATATGGACGTACACGTACTCTCAAACGTGGTTTGGTTTCAAATCAGCCACAACAAAAGCAATTGCCAATGGCCGAATGGAAAATCCGAGTCAATGACGTATATCCAGCTTACATCAGTTGGCAAACCTACGAGCGTAATCAGGCACAGCTTATGGATAATTATGCTGAGTATGACCGCAATAAAACTCGTGGTATCCCTCGCCCTGGTGCAGCATTACTGCATGGGATAGTTTACTGTGGTGAATGTGGTCACAAGATGGTTGTCCAGTACAAAGGCGCAACCCGCTATATTTGTAACTCCTTACGGCAGCAGTATCGTGTGCCTGTTTGTCAGTATATTCCTGCTGATGCAATTGATGAGTACGTAGTCAATGCCTTTTTAGAAGCTTTGTCAGTTGTAGAGCTAGATGCTTATCACAAAGCTGTCAAAACCCAACAGCAGTCTCAAGAGACAGTGGAACGAGGCGCACTCTCAACAAATACAACGTTTACAGTATCAAGTAGCACTAGCAGAAAGACAGTTTAA